Proteins co-encoded in one Streptomyces roseochromogenus subsp. oscitans DS 12.976 genomic window:
- a CDS encoding threonine/serine dehydratase — translation MIGSKEIEAAAERIAGHVVRTPTVASPGLTALLGVPVTAKLELLQRTGSFKARGATAKLLSLSEAERAAGVVAVSGGNHGIALAVMAAALDVKATVVMPRTAPARSLALAEQAGASVRLTNGMDSAFQLVTRLRDEGLTLVHPFDDPVVIAGQGTVGLELAEDAGDGALTDVVVSIGGGGLIAGIAAALAAKRPGVRVWGVETEGAEAMSGALKAGGPVPVPLSSLVTTLSAPSVSQLTYDHVSALVEEVLVVPDREAVQGCLDLAEHAKVWAEPAAGCLLPAARQVAARVGDGARIGLVVCGGNTTPRELNGWADQFGLL, via the coding sequence GCCCGGGCCTGACCGCGCTGCTCGGCGTCCCGGTCACCGCCAAGCTCGAACTGCTCCAGCGCACCGGCTCGTTCAAGGCCCGCGGGGCGACGGCGAAACTGCTGTCGCTGAGCGAGGCCGAGCGTGCCGCGGGCGTGGTCGCGGTCAGCGGCGGCAACCACGGCATCGCCCTCGCGGTGATGGCCGCCGCCCTCGATGTGAAGGCGACCGTGGTCATGCCCCGTACCGCGCCCGCGCGTTCCCTCGCGCTCGCCGAGCAGGCGGGGGCGTCGGTGCGGCTGACCAACGGTATGGACAGTGCGTTCCAGCTGGTGACGCGGTTGCGGGACGAGGGGCTGACCCTGGTCCACCCGTTCGACGACCCGGTGGTGATCGCCGGGCAGGGCACGGTCGGGCTGGAGCTGGCCGAGGACGCCGGGGACGGGGCGCTGACGGACGTCGTCGTCAGCATCGGGGGCGGCGGGCTGATCGCCGGGATCGCGGCGGCCCTCGCCGCCAAGCGCCCCGGAGTGCGCGTGTGGGGCGTGGAGACCGAGGGCGCCGAGGCGATGTCCGGCGCGCTGAAGGCGGGCGGCCCGGTGCCGGTACCCCTGTCTTCCCTGGTCACCACGCTCAGCGCGCCCTCCGTGTCCCAGCTGACGTACGACCATGTGTCCGCGCTGGTCGAGGAGGTGCTGGTGGTCCCGGACCGGGAGGCGGTGCAGGGCTGTCTGGACCTCGCCGAGCACGCCAAGGTCTGGGCCGAACCGGCCGCGGGCTGTCTGCTGCCGGCGGCCCGGCAGGTGGCGGCCCGGGTCGGCGACGGTGCCCGGATCGGACTCGTGGTGTGCGGCGGCAATACGACTCCACGCGAACTCAACGGCTGGGCCGATCAGTTCGGACTGCTGTGA